One window from the genome of Pieris napi chromosome 3, ilPieNapi1.2, whole genome shotgun sequence encodes:
- the LOC125063270 gene encoding cysteine-rich with EGF-like domain protein 2 isoform X2 has protein sequence MKRMVLSVYISVIFFFTSVLCTVQPPNINPGILSQSKSLGECQSCKLFIESFKSGLDRTTRGKYEGGDAAWEEEKLKKSYKRSEMRLVDIQEGLCKESKHSIQCHHIAEKAEEFIEEWWAQDPDESVDLFKYICIDKLQVCCPKHHFGKDCTPCPGDHDNLCSGNGKCRGDGTRKGNGTCLCDPGYMGENCNQCSSGYYLSYKDNNKMLCSVCHRSCMGGCRGGTAKDCVACKSGYVFDSDKVCIDINECEDLKRCNAGQFCENRLGSYACIACDKSCNGCHGGGPDLCRKCAKGYSKKGELCIADREDEDQSDTLTTTRKEEL, from the exons atgaaGAGGATGGTTTTAAGTGTATATATTAGTGTTATATTCTTCTTCACTTCGGTACTTTGTACTGTACAGCCTCCAAACATAAACCCTGGAATATTAAGCCAGTCTAAATCACTCGGCGAGTGTCAATCGTGTAAGTTATTTATagaatcattcaaatcgggATTAGATAGAACAACCCGAGGAAAATACGAAGGAGGAGATGCCGCTTGGGaggaagaaaaattaaaaaaatcatacaaaCGAAGTGAGATGCGATTAGTAGATATTCAAGAGGGACTATGTAAAGAGTCAAAACACTCAATTCAATGCCACCATATAGCTGAAAAAGCTGAGGAATTTATTGAAGAGTGGTGGGCGCAAGATCCTGATGAATctgttgatttatttaaatatatatgtatagacAAGTTACAAGTATGCTGCCCCAAACACCATTTTGGAAAAGATTGCACACCTTGTCCAGGTGACCATGATAATTTATGCAGTGGCAATGGAAAATGTAGGGGTGATGGCACTCGGAAAGGTAATGGAACATGCCTATGTGATCCTGGCTATATGGGAGAGAACTGCAACCAATGTTCTTCAGGTTATTATTTGTCTTACAAGGATAACAACAAAATGTTGTGTTCTGTTTGCCATCGCTCCTGTATGGGTGGATGTAGAGGAGGCACAGCCAAAGACTGTGTTGCTTGTAAATCTGGATATGTTTTTGATTCAGATAAAGTTTGCATTGATATAAATGAGTGTGAAGACTTAAAGAGATGTAATGCAGGCCAATTCTGTGAAAATAGATTAGGCTCCTATGCATGTATAGCCTGTGATAAGTCTTGTAATGGTTGTCATGGAGGTGGGCCAGATTTATGCAGAAAATGTGCAAAAGGATACTCAAAAAAAGGAGAGTTGTGTATTGCTGACAGAGAAGACGAGGATCAGTCAGATACATTAACTACAACTAG AAAAGAGGAGCTGTAA
- the LOC125063270 gene encoding cysteine-rich with EGF-like domain protein 2 isoform X1, translated as MKRMVLSVYISVIFFFTSVLCTVQPPNINPGILSQSKSLGECQSCKLFIESFKSGLDRTTRGKYEGGDAAWEEEKLKKSYKRSEMRLVDIQEGLCKESKHSIQCHHIAEKAEEFIEEWWAQDPDESVDLFKYICIDKLQVCCPKHHFGKDCTPCPGDHDNLCSGNGKCRGDGTRKGNGTCLCDPGYMGENCNQCSSGYYLSYKDNNKMLCSVCHRSCMGGCRGGTAKDCVACKSGYVFDSDKVCIDINECEDLKRCNAGQFCENRLGSYACIACDKSCNGCHGGGPDLCRKCAKGYSKKGELCIADREDEDQSDTLTTTRYITYIGLLIATVILLPKSPSVGGIVGIAVISYIVGAEYYCMINGHAGLVNMKDFDLMQVFRT; from the exons atgaaGAGGATGGTTTTAAGTGTATATATTAGTGTTATATTCTTCTTCACTTCGGTACTTTGTACTGTACAGCCTCCAAACATAAACCCTGGAATATTAAGCCAGTCTAAATCACTCGGCGAGTGTCAATCGTGTAAGTTATTTATagaatcattcaaatcgggATTAGATAGAACAACCCGAGGAAAATACGAAGGAGGAGATGCCGCTTGGGaggaagaaaaattaaaaaaatcatacaaaCGAAGTGAGATGCGATTAGTAGATATTCAAGAGGGACTATGTAAAGAGTCAAAACACTCAATTCAATGCCACCATATAGCTGAAAAAGCTGAGGAATTTATTGAAGAGTGGTGGGCGCAAGATCCTGATGAATctgttgatttatttaaatatatatgtatagacAAGTTACAAGTATGCTGCCCCAAACACCATTTTGGAAAAGATTGCACACCTTGTCCAGGTGACCATGATAATTTATGCAGTGGCAATGGAAAATGTAGGGGTGATGGCACTCGGAAAGGTAATGGAACATGCCTATGTGATCCTGGCTATATGGGAGAGAACTGCAACCAATGTTCTTCAGGTTATTATTTGTCTTACAAGGATAACAACAAAATGTTGTGTTCTGTTTGCCATCGCTCCTGTATGGGTGGATGTAGAGGAGGCACAGCCAAAGACTGTGTTGCTTGTAAATCTGGATATGTTTTTGATTCAGATAAAGTTTGCATTGATATAAATGAGTGTGAAGACTTAAAGAGATGTAATGCAGGCCAATTCTGTGAAAATAGATTAGGCTCCTATGCATGTATAGCCTGTGATAAGTCTTGTAATGGTTGTCATGGAGGTGGGCCAGATTTATGCAGAAAATGTGCAAAAGGATACTCAAAAAAAGGAGAGTTGTGTATTGCTGACAGAGAAGACGAGGATCAGTCAGATACATTAACTACAACTAG GTACATCACATACATAGGATTGTTAATAGCAACAGTAATATTACTTCCCAAGTCACCATCAGTTGGCGGCATTGTCGGCATCGCGGTAATCTCATATATCGTCGGTGCTGAATACTATTGTATGATTAATGGTCACGCGGGCCTCGTGAATATGAAAGACTTTGATTTGATGCAAGTATTTCGCACTTAG